The nucleotide sequence ATGATACTATATACCCATGTGGCAGTTGTACTAAAGGCATAACAGTTTATTAAAATGACAATTGAACAGGTGAAGGCAGTATGCTTAGATAACTTATGCAGAAAATATAGCTTTATCCCTTTCTCTTTTTTTACATAAAATTAGGCATAATGATTATGTCTCTTGATtccaggaaaaagctgtttcagctATTTGAAAAATTCGAAATTCTCCCGACCACCCCCTACAACATGTACTTTGTGCCCTCAGATTTTGGGGGTGCATGGTGCCCCTGGGTGCAGGGCAAGTCAAATCAAGTAAAATACTCACAACTGGGTATCATTTTATTAATCATACTGTACAATGCATTATGGTTGTTTCCATGTGATGGTTCTCACACAATAAATACCCTAAATCCTGTAGGTTTATATCAAACaactggagagagatagagaaagcgagccagagttggggggggggggggggggggtatgtgaAAAGGGCAGGAGGGAGGCACATTTACCTTGCGCTTCAACCGAGGCGAATAACACTGCAACGAAAGCCGACACGGCCAATGACAGCCTTATCTTCATTTTTAGAAGTTATGGGTCAGCAGCTGCACATTCATGAATCTGAGGAGAGAGTTGCGTTCAAACCCATTAGGTTTAGCTTTGAGAAGAGAATGGGCAAAAAGTCACGAGCCTTTGAAAGGGAATATATTAAATTAACGTGACTGAAGAGGCAAAATTTGGTTCAAAGGAGTGAAAGTAACGACCTAATTTTTGTCACCTCATGCATGCGTTGACTTTTACATTTTTTCATTTTTCctctaagcaagtcagttaataacacattcttatttacaatgatggtctcAAGAATTATCATAACTCTATTCGTTAATAACcattagttaaaaaaaaaaaatcacgtaCTTTTAGTAAATAATTTAATCATAATTCGACCTGTCGTATAGGCTCGACATTGAAAACGGTTGAGAATTTCGTCAAAAGCAAACCTGCCTGGAATATCAGAAATAGGCTACTGGTCCTACAGGTTGTGCACCCCGCCTAGTGGCACAGGAGCTCATATAGGCCTACTGAAACTGGAAGGACATTTCATTCAGTTATCCCATTTAGCTCCCAAGACCCTCAGAATTGGCCCTTATATATCCTATCATGATTGTCAACTTAATATACATCAGGCCCATAGATAACTTTGAAAAACAATGTAGTATAAATAACTTTTGCCAAAACAATGTGCCTATTAGCAAATTACTAATAATCAACTCATTTATTAGTTACTTTGGCTAGGCTATTCTAATTCAATGTTCATACTCTAATACAGTATACTTATTGATTCCACACAGGGGTACCGTCATAATCCAACATATATATTCCTTTATGGGAAAAATACAGGCTGAAGAACTAACCAAGCACAAAAAAATCTTCCAATTGTCTGGCAGTTATTCACAGAAAAAGAATAAATCAGTCCTTTCATTAGAGAAAGCTCATAAATATAGCACATACAGCTAAGCACAATGTTTGATTAATTGAAAACCATTTATTTTGTAGAAATCTTATATTATTTCTAACCCACAGCAGGATAGAAGAAAATAAAATATGTTGCTCACCTGGTCAATCTTAACAGAATAAAATCAAAAAATGTAGGTGCACCCGCCTTGAAGACTCCCCCTTCTAGAAACTGATAGAGAACTTTCAGGAGCTCTGGGTGGACTCTTCTCTCTAGCTGGCTACTGGAAGATCCAACAGCATGTGTCCCAGAAAGAAAGTCTCCTTCCAAGTGGGAAGAATCTTTCCACAATCTGCTACTTAATAGGGGGCTGTTCCCAACTCTCATTTTACAATAAGCTCTTACGAAGCTCCACTGGTAAACCTCGCAATGGTTTGATATATGAAACATCCCCCAAAGTGGGAATACACTTCTGGAAACTGCATTCTTTTCTGAATTAATTTGGCACTTTGATCTTAAAGTGCCTATACAAGTGCCTAATGGGCAACCCTAAGGAACTTAACAtgtaggctatatatatatatatataaatatatacataaatatacacatacatacatacatatatatacatactatatatacagtatcagtaaaaagcttggacacctactcattcaagggtttttatttttactattttctaaattgtagaataatagtgaagacatcaaaactatgaaataacacatatggaatcatgtagtaatgaaaaaagtgtcaaacaaatctaaatttattttatatttgagatgctTCAAAGTTgtcactttgccttgatgacagctttgcactctcttggcattctctcaaccagcttcatgaggtaggcacctggaatgcatttcaattaacaggtgtgccttgttaaaagttaatttgtggaatttcgttccttcttaatgcatttgagccaatcaattgtgttgtgacaaggtagggttggtatacagaagatagccctattttgtaaaagaccaagtccatattatggcaagaccaGCTCAAATAACTTGTTATTTGTTGGTtgttacttgttggttattactgcattgtcggaactagaagcacaagcatttcgctacactcgcattaacatctgctaaccatgtgtatgtgacaaataaaatttgatttgatttgaataagcaagagaaatgacagtccatcactactttaagacctttgaaagtttcttcaagtgcagtcgcaaaaaccatcaagcgctatgatgaaactggctctcatgaggaccaccacaggaaaggaagacccagagttacctctactgcagaggatacgttcattagtgttaccagcctcagaaaattgcagaccaaataaatgcttcacagagttcaagtaacggacatcaactgttcagagactgcgtgaatcaggccttcatggtcgaattgctgcaaagaaactgctactaaaggacaccaataagaagaaaagacttgcttgggccaagaaacacgagcaatggaaattagaccggtggacatctgtcctttgatctgacaagtctaaatttgagatttttggttccaaccgcagtgtctttgtgagatgcagagtaggtgaacggatgatctccgcatgtgtggttcctaccgtgaagcatggaggaggtgtgatggtgcttttcaTTCTGcggcgatatgccatcccatctggtttgcgcttagtgggactatcaacaGTGaataggcgactccgggatgctggccttctaggcagagttcctctgtcctgcgtctgttattttgcccatcttaatcttttcattttattggccagtctgagatcaggccttttctttgcaactctgcctagaaggccagcatcccggagtcacctcttcactgttgacgttgagactggtattttgcaggtactattgaatgaagctgccagttgaggacttgtgaggtgtctgtttatcaaactagacactaatgtacttgtcctcttgctcagttgcgcaccggggcctcccactcctctttctattctggttagagccagtttgcactgttctgtgaagggagtagtacacagcattgtacgagatcctcagtttcttggcaatttattGCACGGAATAGCCATAATTTCttagaacaaaaatagactgccgagtttcagaagaaagtaatttgtttctggccattttgagcctgtaatcgaacccacaaatgctgatgctccagatactcaactagtctaaagaagaccagtttcattgcttctttaaccagaacaacagttttcataataacataattgcaaaagggttttctaacttggattagctaacgtgtcattggaacacaggagtgatggttgctgataatgggcctctgtacgcctatgtagatattccatttttaaaaatctgctgtttccagctacaatagtcatttacaacattaacaatgtctacattgtatttctgatcaatttgatgttattttaaaattgaATAAAATTTGctcttctttcaaaaacaaggacatttctaagtgaccccaaacttttgaacgttagtgtatatataaataaataatggtcaaataggtgtcaactatattttttatatttcatTTTAAGTATTTGTTCAATCAATAAAAATCTGTTGAATTTACCATCCAAAGATCCGTTTGTGGATTTTCTTGTGGATCTCGAGATGCGCTCACTCAGGCAACTTTTACGCATTGAAAATTGTAGTAAACCAAGTTGAGCCACCAATGTTAAAACACACTAACAGTCCTACATTTAAGGAAAATTACAAACAATAAAATATATTACTTATTTAGTACCATTTCGCTTGATTAAGTAATTACAGGTCAGGTAGGCCATGTGAACAGCCTTGAATAGTTTGGGTATTATTGAGGCAGTGTTGCCTTTCATTGTAAACGTTTTGAATGGATCTTCGTGGAGTAGAAATGGTCAGTCCAGTTTCCTAAAACCAAATCTAGATTATGTCACTCATTTCTTGGTCAGTGAGGCCCTCTAGTGTTTAAAAGCAGGACATACATATAGGACAGCACATTGAAAGTCATCCACGTGCAGTAGTGACCACTAGGCTATAGGCCCAGGGGTTTTTAATCCAATATAACGGTTAATTTATTGGTTCATGTGCACAATCACAGCTAAAAACGTTATTGTCATATACAAagctttatatatttttattttaagcTCTCTGTTTATGACAACATCAGATTAATTTAGATTTTAAAATGAAGACATACACATGGATATGACTTTGTATTGTAGTTGTTTTATTATCTATGGTACATTAATTGTACAATCAATAAATATTGATCCCAGGCATGAAACATATTGGCATTACTGACAGGACAAATAATCTCCCAGATCATACATCTGCACAACAGAGAGCATTAATGTAGAGATGGACATGGACAAGGGCACTCATGCCTTCTTGGGCATTGCTGCATTGAGGAGTTCATACACGACAAATCCACTTCCTGTGAAGAGATAGGAAAGATTTTGAAAATAACAGGCAAAGCAAGAAATGTGTGTGAAACTGGCATTGGACTCCACTGTTTGTGGTTAGACATGACTCCAGTCAAGATTACTTGATCAACTGCCGTAAAGATGCCATTAACACTTACAATCAAGGAGGGTTATATCAGGGCTGTACAATTTCACATACCCAATTTCAGGTTAATGCACTTACCAAAGACTGTAAGGGCCATTGTTAGCCTGTACAGAATAGCATCCTTGGCTCCTCCCTTCAGATGGACTGGAATCCCGTTATCTGCCTGCACAAAGAGGAAATTATCATCCGGCATTCAGAATACTGACAAGCCCTTTAGGGCAACAAATGAACCAAAAGCTAAATGATTCTGCCTGGGTACAGGTCTGCTGGTGGTGGCAGTAGTATTTTAAATGGCACCACCTGAATATGTTGGTTGATGCATTTCATTCATCAGCACGGCACTATAATTAGACCTGGCAAAGCCCCAAATATTCAGTGAGACTtgaaaaagtattcatcccccttggcgtttttcctattttgttgcattacaacttgaaatttaaatggatttttatttggatttcatgtgaaATGAAGTGAAACAAATAACCtgtttcaaaaaataaaaaacagaaaagtggtgcgtgcgtcTGTATtcacctttgctatgaagcccctaaataagatctggtgcaaccaattaccttcagaagtcacataattagtcaaatagattgcacacaggtggactttaagtgtcacatgatcgcAGTATATTACAGAAcaactgttctgaaaggccccagagattgcaacaccaccaagcaagcggcaccatgaagaccaaggagctctccaaacaggtcaggaacaaagttgtggagaagaacagatcagggttgggttataaaaaaaatatctgaaactttgaacatcccacggagcaccattaaatccattattaaaaacattgaaagaatatggcacctgAGTACAGGTCTGTTGgtagtagaggtcgaccaattaaatcggggccgatttcaagttttcataacaattggaaatcggtatttttgggcgccgatttgccgaatctttttttttctaatttgccagaactttacgtaattatgacaacattgaaggttgtgcaatgtaacaggaatatttagactcatggatgccacccgttagataaaatacagaacggaataaacgttttgttttcgaggtgatagtttccggattagtcaaagctatatggtttagagagaaatagtcgacgcgttataattcctgtaataacttgcggctgaatttgaaaggggttccttcgttattttaccgttcatgtcttccatagagaatgtcttcatctacttcaaataaggtctgtgtttcgtgcagacttaaaccgcctcgacgttttgatacccgtgtaaatctcactaggataaggtaacgtttgtcaacatattttcataaatccactctacaattttttttatcttcgcttatatttagccaatattgatcagagttaccttgtcctatggatatctacacagttataaaattggcacggtgatgtaagcctacacgaaacacagaccttattttaagtgaatctaaaaatatcctatggaataaatgaaggaaccgcttttcagattttgctaggtgtcatgggaattatgactcgcactttggttgtcaattcttaccatgcccattattaaaataggatttcctgcatatagaaattaaggtttttgttttcaacattcatcacaggtaacttaaactctatttttattcaaacagttgagagtatttgtctcctaagcagactcttcagtatcattgtcacttcagagctgtgtgcgtgtgtgtatttatgtattatattaagttaaaataaaagtgttcattgttcattcagtattgtagCAATTGTCataattacaaaaatgtgtgtgtgtgtgtatgatatatatatacatatatatatatttttttttaaataaatcgaccgattaatcggtatcagctttttttgtcctccaataatcggtatcggcattgaaaaatcataatcggtcgacctctagttggtAGTGGCAGTAAAATgacgccggaagaaatggcagcagttttacgggcgaacaaaaccaattgtgctattatgtggggggttttcgcgttatttgtaacttattttgtatataatgtttctgcaactgtatcttacggcaaaaaagagcttctggatatcaggacagcgatcactcacctcggattagactgagcttctggatatcaggacagcgatcactcacctcggattagactgagcttctggatatcaggacagcgatcactcacctcggattagactgagcttctggatatcaggacagcgatcactcacctcggattagactgagcttctggatatcaggacagcgatcactcacctcggattagactgagcttctggatatcaggacagcgatcactcacctcggattagactgagcttctggatatcaggacagcgatcactcacctcggattagactgagcttctggatatcaggacagcgatcactcacctcggattagactgagcttctggatatcaggacagcgatcactcacctcggattagactgagcttctggatatcaggacagcgatcactcacctcggattagactgagcttctggatatcaggacagcgatcactcacctcggattagactgagcttctggatatcaggacagcgatcactcacctcggattagactgagcttctggatatcaggacagcgatcactcacctcggattagactgagcttctggatatcaggacagcgatcactcacctcggattagactgagcttctggatatcaggacagcgatcactcacctcggattagactgagcttctggatatcaggacagcgatcactcacctcggattagactgagcttctggatatcaggacagcgatcactcacctcggattagactgagcttctggatatcaggacagcgatcactcacctcggattagatgaAGATTTTTTCTACAACAAGGAGGACACACAAGACATTCTCCAATCACCCCACAGGcccgacatccccgttatttgcaagaggatgcagatacagaggacaaagagccggatgcctggtcagaACCCGGAGAAGGCGAGAGGGAAAGCTGCCgctaccgtcaatactactcgccaacgtgcaatcattggacaataaattagacgaggtacgatcacgaatatcctaccaacgggacatcaaaaactgtaatatcctatgtttcacggaatcgtggctgaatgacgacatggatattcagctagcgggatatacgctgcacagGGAAGATAGAACAGACGAGGGGGggtggtctgtgcatatttgtaaacaacagctggtgcacgaaatctaaggaagtctctagattttgctcgcctgaagtagagaatattgtgataaattgcaggccacactacttgcctagagagttttcagctacaCATTTTATAGCTGCTTACTTACCACcgcagacagatgctggcactaagaccgcactcagtcagctgtataaggaaataagcaaaggAAACatatcagttctaccaaatttctatcaacatgttaaatgtgcaaccagaggggaaaaaaattatagatcacctgtactccacacacagagacgtgtacaaagctctccctcgccctccgtttggtaaatccgaccacaactctatcctcctgattcctgcttgcaaCCAaacattaaagcaggaagcaccagtggcttggtctataaaaaagttgtcagatgaagcagatgctaaactacaggactgttttgctatcacagactggaacatgttccgggattcttccgatggcattgaggagtacaccacatcagtcactggctttatcaataagtgcatcgaggacgttgtcctcacagtgactgtacgtacataccccaaccagaagtcatggattacaggcaacattcgacctgagctaaagggtagagctgccgctttcaaggtgcaggactctaacccggaagcttacaagaaatcctgctatgccctgcgacgaaccat is from Salvelinus namaycush isolate Seneca chromosome 28, SaNama_1.0, whole genome shotgun sequence and encodes:
- the LOC120023430 gene encoding cytochrome c oxidase subunit 7A2, mitochondrial-like — its product is MYKQLMGLQQLSMRTISSSARRQVDNMVKEKQKLFQADNGIPVHLKGGAKDAILYRLTMALTVFGSGFVVYELLNAAMPKKA